The Kitasatospora sp. NBC_00374 genome has a segment encoding these proteins:
- a CDS encoding trehalose-6-phosphate synthase: MADHASARSNQPGAAPILVASNRGPVSFTSEDDGSLTLRRGGGGLVSGLSAIDDPSAVWVCAALGEADRTAARQSPDGRLDLGGFDVGGQAVRMLDIDPGTFARAYNGVANSTLWFVHHLLYDTPVSPTFDDRFRREWESYTAYNAAFAQALAAEAAPGAAVLIQDYHLSLAPDLLRALRPDLRIGHFSHTPWAPPEYYRMLPDDVGAAVLTGILGADRAGFLTRRWALAFADCCADLLGAEIDRDALTVTHAGRTTRLGVHGLGADADFLRERAHRPDVDARLASLKEAVGDRRTIVRVDRTELSKNIVRGLLAYRHLLRTRPDWQGRVVHIAFAYPSRHDLPEYREYTAAVQRIAHEINDEFGTPAWQPLILHVNDDFPRSLAAYRLADVALVNPIRDGMNLVAKEIPVVSDHGCALVLSREAGAFAELAEDAITVNPYDVVATAEALHQALTMPRDERADRTKRLAAAATALPPQQWFLDQLNALG; the protein is encoded by the coding sequence ATGGCCGATCACGCGTCCGCACGTTCGAATCAGCCCGGCGCCGCCCCGATCCTGGTGGCCTCCAACCGCGGCCCGGTGTCCTTCACCAGCGAGGACGACGGTTCGCTGACCCTGCGCAGAGGGGGTGGCGGCCTGGTCTCCGGCCTCTCCGCGATCGACGACCCGAGTGCCGTCTGGGTCTGCGCCGCCCTCGGCGAGGCCGACCGGACGGCCGCCCGGCAGTCCCCCGACGGCCGCCTCGACCTCGGCGGCTTCGACGTCGGCGGCCAGGCCGTCCGCATGCTGGACATCGATCCCGGCACCTTCGCCCGCGCCTACAACGGTGTGGCCAACTCGACCCTCTGGTTCGTCCACCACCTGCTCTACGACACCCCGGTCTCGCCCACCTTCGACGACCGCTTCCGCCGCGAGTGGGAGTCCTACACCGCCTACAACGCCGCCTTCGCGCAGGCACTGGCCGCCGAGGCCGCCCCGGGCGCCGCCGTCCTGATCCAGGACTACCACCTGTCGCTCGCCCCCGACCTGCTCCGGGCCCTGCGCCCGGACCTGCGGATCGGACACTTCTCGCACACCCCGTGGGCCCCGCCCGAGTACTACCGGATGCTGCCCGACGACGTCGGCGCCGCCGTCCTCACCGGCATCCTGGGCGCCGACCGGGCCGGCTTCCTCACCCGGCGCTGGGCACTGGCCTTCGCCGACTGCTGCGCCGACCTGCTCGGCGCGGAGATCGACCGGGACGCCCTCACCGTGACGCACGCAGGGCGCACCACCCGGCTCGGCGTGCACGGCCTGGGCGCCGACGCCGACTTCCTGCGCGAGCGGGCCCACCGGCCCGACGTCGACGCCCGGCTGGCCTCGCTCAAGGAGGCCGTCGGCGACCGCCGGACCATCGTCCGGGTCGACCGCACCGAGCTCAGCAAGAACATCGTCCGCGGCCTGCTCGCCTACCGGCACCTGCTGCGGACCAGGCCCGACTGGCAGGGCCGGGTGGTGCACATCGCCTTCGCCTACCCGTCCCGGCACGACCTGCCCGAGTACCGCGAGTACACCGCCGCCGTGCAGCGGATCGCGCACGAGATCAACGACGAGTTCGGCACCCCCGCCTGGCAGCCGCTGATCCTGCACGTCAACGACGACTTCCCGCGCTCGCTGGCCGCCTACCGGCTCGCCGACGTCGCCCTGGTCAACCCGATCCGGGACGGCATGAACCTGGTCGCCAAGGAGATCCCGGTGGTCTCCGACCACGGCTGCGCCCTGGTCCTGTCCCGCGAGGCCGGCGCCTTCGCCGAGCTCGCCGAGGACGCGATCACCGTCAACCCGTACGACGTCGTCGCCACCGCCGAGGCCCTCCACCAGGCCCTCACCATGCCGCGGGACGAGCGCGCCGACCGCACCAAGCGGCTGGCCGCGGCGGCCACCGCGCTGCCCCCGCAGCAGTGGTTCCTGGACCAGCTCAACGCCCTCGGCTGA
- a CDS encoding glucosyl-3-phosphoglycerate synthase — protein MLPEVASWLRRRSWTAGDRPVASLLAAKRAAGAAGSVSVVLPALDEEPTVGEIVSAIREELMERLPLVDELVVVDSGSVDRTAERAAAAGARVVHRDEILPRLPAEPGKGEVLWRSLLATRGAIVCFIDADLREFDPAFVTGIIGPLLTDPAIQLVKAMYDRPLETEGAVVPAGGGRVTELVARPLLNLHWPQLAGFVQPLGGEYAARRSLLERLPFPTGYGVELGLLVDALDTVGLDALAQVDVGVRHHRHQDGQALGRMAATIYRTALERLDRTHRLKAGDGLVHPLLTQFSRDPVTRDFTAHTHPVGAVERPPMRTVPEYRRLFP, from the coding sequence GTGCTGCCCGAGGTGGCGTCCTGGCTGCGCCGCCGCTCCTGGACGGCGGGCGACCGGCCGGTCGCCTCGCTGCTCGCCGCGAAGCGCGCGGCGGGGGCGGCGGGCTCGGTCAGCGTGGTGCTGCCCGCGCTGGACGAGGAGCCGACCGTGGGCGAGATCGTCTCGGCGATCCGCGAGGAGCTGATGGAGCGGCTGCCGCTGGTGGACGAGCTGGTGGTGGTCGACTCCGGCTCGGTGGACCGCACCGCCGAACGGGCCGCGGCCGCCGGGGCGCGGGTGGTGCACCGGGACGAGATACTGCCGCGGCTGCCCGCCGAGCCCGGCAAGGGCGAGGTGCTCTGGCGCTCCCTGCTCGCCACCCGCGGCGCGATCGTCTGCTTCATCGACGCCGACCTGCGCGAGTTCGACCCCGCCTTCGTCACCGGGATCATCGGTCCGCTGCTCACCGATCCGGCAATCCAGCTGGTCAAGGCCATGTACGACCGGCCGCTGGAGACCGAGGGCGCGGTGGTCCCGGCCGGCGGCGGCCGGGTCACCGAGCTCGTCGCCCGCCCGCTGCTCAACCTGCACTGGCCGCAGCTGGCCGGCTTCGTCCAGCCGCTCGGCGGCGAGTACGCGGCCCGCCGCTCCCTGCTGGAGCGGCTGCCGTTCCCGACCGGCTACGGCGTCGAGCTCGGCCTGCTGGTGGACGCCCTGGACACCGTCGGCCTGGACGCGCTGGCCCAGGTCGACGTCGGCGTCCGGCACCACCGCCACCAGGACGGCCAGGCGCTCGGCCGGATGGCCGCCACCATCTACCGCACCGCCCTGGAGCGGCTGGACCGCACCCACCGGCTGAAGGCCGGGGACGGCCTGGTGCACCCGCTGCTCACCCAGTTCTCCCGGGACCCGGTCACCCGGGACTTCACCGCCCACACCCATCCCGTCGGCGCCGTCGAGCGCCCCCCGATGCGGACCGTCCCCGAGTACCGGCGGCTGTTCCCGTGA